The segment gggtactccctgttcatcacaaagtactctatcttggtgctccctgttcatcacaaagtgccttgatctatcctagtcttcctcgaggacctgcttgagtgtatcctctcagcagcttatccaatcgacagcgtatgttcatcacagaactgccgatttgacctagaagaccaaaaccttgctttttttttgacatatacgcgcttttaactcacaaacgcgtttctacctcacaaacgtgcctatagactgcacaagcgcgcctaaacgacacagacgcgcctgtttgacataaacgtgcctaaatcaTTCACAAACGtgactttggcacacaaacgccccttcaggacgtagacgcgcccgcatcaagcacaaacgcggttccagacacagacgtgcctggcactgacacagacgtgcctggcaccgacacagacacgcctgttggacacagacgtgcctggcatcgACGCAGAcacggttgcacgtttttgcacttttttgtgccctattcctaagcgcatttattgctaactagcatacattaatgacaaaattgaatgcgtcaaagtacgaagaggtttggtggtacttaccggctctcctgcctctgctggtctctgaaatcggcgaacgcggtcgaatctgtgtacgaaagccatcgctgctgactgctgctgctctttttcttgctctgcactgtgatctcgtgaaggtgtagatgacaatgaggatgtcttttgctcgtggtctatcttatagcctaccctagccctcgccttcatttcccgagtcagtcttcttcatcccgtgactctgtcactttatccggtctatccattctagcctttctttattatcgagagattgtctgcaatcttttcagacattttcatccaatctctcgagggggcatattattcccatcttggggcaactctgtatcagttcatcttatcttctttgaaacaacgcgacaagccgcattgtctcaaagaggggcaaaatgtagacacctaaaattgtccaatttaattaaataaatattttatttatttaattatctaagcctaattcttctattaattgaataaatttttatttatttaattaattcatttatcctcttctagccttatttctcatttaaataaatacatttatttatttaaattatccctttcctaaattaaataaatattttatttatttaattatcctacttcttctattaattaaataaatatttatttatttaatcaattcattagctttttctacacatgacacatgtcattcatctcttaattcatacactacctacctctttcattattttggtatttcttttacctaccctctaatcttagccgacctctctttttacacctctcaatcttatccctccatttcatattgtgtcttctatttaagaagatgcctccttcattatcaaaccctaatgactaatcacttagcctaatcgacaatttggaggactcgactacactacaattctacttgcaaccacattccgttctttgttgagctcttgtgcacataaaatctgagagcaaatatatcaagcaagatcaatggagataggaagaatggagatcaaaaccctattggacatgtgatggtataatctttgtgatttcatgtgatttgcattgtcttaggtaatcttcatatgttatggtggatctttgttgattgttaggctagggttttgtggttggattcatttagcctttcaatattgttattattgttatccattttcaccatacacaacatCAACCAAGAATTCAATACCTTAAAATTGTAAGGTTTTATAATTAGATCCCTTGAAAAATCCATATAGATGAATCTATCTACATTCCAAAAGTCCTTATTTAAAATTCCTTTTTGCATGTACTATTActttttaaatatacaaaaaaataccCCTTTGAAACATAAAGTAACATGTAAACCTATCTTTTCCGAAATAGTGACCATCATTCATGAAAAAATTCCTTGTAGAAAGTACATTAGAATTTTATTATACAAAGACAATACAATGTATTTCAACCTAGATTGTCCCATTTCAAAACAATTGAGCATTCCCCATTTAGCAACATTGTTAaagtatcaattttttattttggaatatgtCCATCTAACCCCTAGCTTGAAGGAACCATCCACCTTTACCCAAAAACATAGCTCCTTTATTGGCCTTTGTCTACACATCCTTGAATGGTTTTCCATACTACCCTTGACCCCTAGAATCGTCGTCATTTCAATTCTCCATAAATTGAATATCACATtttgcaaaataaataaatatatcaaaCCTTTTATAAGGCCTTCTCATGTTTGAGTGTATGAGCTTGGTTGATGAGAAACTTTACGATATAAAAATTATAACAAAAACCTCAAAAAAAACCTCCAATAAACAACTTAACATAAGACAATAAATGAAAACCACACACACTAAAGTAAAATATAACAAAGGTgacaaaaatacaagaaaaccaaGAAAAACGAAGGTGGAGAACATTAAAGGATTGCTTTTTATCTTTCACGCTAGACTTTCTCAAAGAATAAATGTTAGCATCTAAACTTTGAGTTgtaaaaaaatagatttagaggttgTGGAAAAAATAAATAGTTGTCAAATCTACTAGTTGTGTCTTCATTTAACAAAACATTCAAAGTGGTGCCATACAAAAGCATCAACTACATAAAGACTAACACTATTAAAtccacatataatttttttattattaatagttTGAGAGATACATTATTCAAACGAGAAACTAATGTAATTCAATTGATTTAATTCAATGAAAGTCAATAAtataaaaatctaaaatctttttGTTTACATTAATagttgtttaatttaattttaaagaaACAATCAATTAAAATCATGAAATACACACGCCTCTCATTAAATCTTTTGAAAAGAAGTTATCCTCTCATTATTTGTAGATGTCTATACAATCTATCTACAAGGAAAACAAAAGAGTTAACCCAATCCAAACAAAACAAATACCAAATAATGCCAAACATTATTATTACAGTGGCAACATGGTGTATAGGAGGTCAACACAATCCATGTaagaaaaacaaaaaagcaaaCCCATCCTGTAAAACAAAaaatagatttgatttattttcaaaAAGTAGACCACCTTataaaagcaaaaattagatttgatttgtttttaattaccttaataataataattatagtaATGAACTAATATAGTTGAAAATTATGTTATAAGCTCATAAAATTAAGTTTTAAAGTAGTATTTGATGtcaaacaaaatagagaaaaataaatgctttgcaaaGTTTCAAAAGTCAATTTCGTGATGACTTCATATAAGGTTTCCGTTCTACTAAGATAAGCTCACGAAGGCTAAGGAAATTATTACGAAGAAGTTTTTCCAGGATatagaaaaattattttaaaatccaAAAGTAATATAAGATGCTGGTTGAATTAATTAAGAGGAAAGATTTAACATATAGTAGTAATGTATGATTCTTGAACATTACATCTAAAGGTTCATTGTAGATAACAAGATttattgaatttttaaaaatgTGATTTTATAATAGAAATATATGTTCATGTCATAGGCAAGAAGGATATAAAGGCTACGATCAACTAAAGCAAATCAAAGAAAGCAAATCAAAGAACAAGTGCTACAATTTCAATCAAATAATTATGTAAAAATAAAATTGTGCATTTTATGTAATGAATGTTCTAATAGCTTTGGTTTCATTTTGTAAAGTATATCTAGCTTTGAATTTACAAACTAAATTATTTTTCATTCAACTACCTATTGATAACTCTAATTCAATGTAATGGAATTGAAAATAAAAGCACACTCTCATTTGTCCAACATATATGTTTATAAACAatataaacattttttttatatattgaaaCAATATATAAAACAAATTACACAAAATTAGACGGTCAACAAACCGCCCAGAAAATAGAAAGAACCTACtgttaataaacaataaataaacttCCGTATGAATTAGGGCTGATCTGTACCGCTGAATCGAAACCTGGAGAGGTCATTGTTCTCAACAACCTGGAAGAACTGGATAGCCGCCTCCAAAGGCTCTCTTAAACGCCAGTGAAAATGCTTCAAATCCACACATTCATCCGCCAGTTTTGATTCTGCCCTTGAAATCTTTTCCAGCAATGTTTCTCGAAAATGTTGAGCGCTTTGGAGTCTTCTCTCCAATTCTTCTTCAGATTGTGCCGGAAAAGCCTGAGTGTTAGGGTTCATTGTATGGATGGATCTGATCCGAGCTTCCTGATCTGAAATTTCCCGATCAATGTTCAACAGCATTTTTCCAAAATCTTCGAGAGCATTTAGGGCACTGGAAATCTGTCTGGAAAATCTGTCGACTTCATTCTCCATTGATGATATAACTTCATCTTCCATTGTAATGACAGGAAATTCAACAGAGATCAATTATGGCATTTGCAGCTCGTTAGGGTTTGGTTTTCCTAGTTCCTGTAATTGATGTTTATATAACCAGAGTGGAGACTCGTTAAGAGGGGGGTATATAATCCTTCGCCCTTCTTAATTCTGGAAGGGCCGACTTTATATCTTATATTGAGGCGTCATTGTGTTGAATGTATCGGCTCTTTATTTTAGAGTTTCTTATATTGTGTGTACTATAGAATTATTATGTAGTTTGAatataatgattaattaattattttagaaatggtttATAATTgagaatataattttatttttttatcaatgtttGATGGAGACCCGTCTTCCCAAAAAATGTGTTTTCTTAGAGGATGTTTTCGAAGATTTGGGGAAACATCCTCTTACAACACCACCACTTCTACTTCCACTACCTTTGCCACCTTTGTCGAGGATGTCGTTGGGTCGCTTACAATATGGCACATGCCATTACATACTAATTGCAACCTTTAGCTTCATGAAAACTAGTTGGCCTTTCATGGGGCACTCACAAAGAAGTCatattgcagattttgccttgaagattttaATTGACCTCTATTTTTATATCGTCATCGCTCCCCCATTGTCCCCTCattgtccccaaatttaggcccttgatTCCCCATCCCCGAAACTCATCCCGACGTCCCCATGTCCACTGCTAGAAAACTTGGtgaaacattatttttatttaattaattaacatatttaattaaatttaataatttaaatctacAATTCTACAAATTATTTTGATTGAGTAAAAAgctaatttatttgattaatggattcattatatatttttttcatatgTTATATACTAATTGAGATGTAATAATAGTACAAATTATTTACAACTAGAAAAATATTACTAAGATTCACAATTTATTTTTGACATGTATCTGTTAGGTTAATTTTCACTTGGAATAAATGGATTTTGAATTGAGATAAGCAACAATCATGGCAATCTGATCTGAGGAGAAATTCGAACtaagagaaaattcaaaacatgaaaTAATACGAGCAAAGAAGGCAGACAGGTAGGCAAGTCGTATTGCCAACTCAATAGGTCAAAATTCTTGATCATCCTAGGATTTGCCACTAGGGCAAACACaatcatgcttgattctggttagtggtgcaggagcacctaacccaaatgtacactaggaggttaaagatcatgtcatgaatcatttcactcatatttgagtttatatggtcattttaatgtactTTGAGTCATTGTGAGgtcatatgtaaggctaaaagagccaattgtaatgagttatccaagttgtcctaataaggtcttgattgGGTTTATGAGGTTAAATTTGTATAAACGAGTCATGAAAGGGTTAAAAAGTTGTAAAAGGTCATTTGAAGTCCTTTTTTATGTATTTGGAAGGTTCATGTTAAGTCTTACAAGTTTGGAGTTCATATTCATCAAAGTTGTCATTTGTGGCattaaatgttgtcaagcaacaaaccatgttctaaaaagttgcaaaccaaggatgtaatcggtcttgggtagttgtaactgccatatggatgtgtggaggttataaaaaccatcatttggtcgaatccaatgggggtgtgtatgattggaggaaggaaatgaataacatttgaagtttttacacactccacattgttttctgggtattgcagtaTGATCATTTAcgtttttatttatgaaaaatcatttgtcTCCATTGGAAATATATTGGATACgataatggcatgagttaaatttgttttccctttggtttcatttaatttcaatcactttgaaacaagttatgcaagttttggtgaaaactgtcaaaaaccctCCAACTTGGGGTTTGTGGAGAATTTCACTAATATTTTTTATTGCACCATTGGAAATAGTTGTAAATTTGGTATTTGATAGATTTTTTAATTCtctttcaaattaattcagtttcaatgtgattggttgagcattttctgagatatttgatgccctaggcggactgggcatgcacatttcttgttttttctgtaacagtcaaaaCGGTCTTGGTACAGAGGAGATAACTTTTAACTCCATTgttggattgttctcaattttggatatggtttgaGAAACCTAGTTTCCTACAACCTCACCGAAGAGATCTTAAAAATATTGTCGGGTTTGAAAGCTATTAATAACCGAGTATGAGTCTATTAGACTATCATTAAttgggacaacataatgcattgtttgggtcttgaataatgtttaaagggttataaatgatatgaaagatttgatattagattggttggttgatagtaatcttgttagattcctcaaacatatcaaggttgcatattgatgattattttgggtcattgagcaccctaggattgggactccatggttgatttggggttcttggttgttTTTTCACGATGCTTTGCATCAGTTAGCCATGGGGAAACAAAAATTGGCAGACAGGAAAAATGATAGAGGAGAAGGTAAGAAGGATTTGGGGAAATCTTGGATTAAATGGAGACCAAACAAGAAGAATAAGCCCATATCTGACTTAAAAAACAAAACCAAATGGATAGAAAGGAATGAGGCAGGACTTATCAACCCAAGACTAAAGGATGGATTGATGAATTGGAGAAATACAAACCAAGGAAGGAGAAGCCATGCCAAGGAAGCATCCCACCCCAAATTTTCCTTCAATAGAAGATTTGCAAGTCAAATAGACAAAGGAAAGGAATGGCATTCTCTGTAGAATTACTGAGAAATGGTCAttccttcaaaaaccctagataCGATAGTGGATCATTTTGAGGGATGCAAATTATTTATGAAATGGACAGGAGGAGTTCATATGGTGAACATAATCATTAACAAGTGGATATTGCAATATGGAGGACATGCAAGTGTAAGAGATTTAGAAAATGGCTTTTATCTTGTTGATTGTATTGATAATTTCTTAAAAAGAACTACTCTATGGGAAATTGATATTCTATGAGGGTTTCTACTTCTATAGAATAGATTGGGAACCAAATTTCAATCCAGCAATCCATAAGCCTAAATGATATCCAAAATGGGTAAAACTAAGGAGTTTACCCACAAAATATTGGAATTGAGGAGCCCTGGAAAATATCTGGGAGGCATTAGTTCTTGATAGGTATAGAGGAAGGTTTCTTTCTTGGTAAGCCGAGAGTAGAAGCCAAAAAATTGGTAGATATGGATTGTGATATAAGATAATTAGATAATTTGGAGATAATCACATCAAAAATTTGGTAGATATGGATTGTGATCTAAGATACTTAGATAATTTGGAGATAATCACATCAAATAGAAAATggaataaaaaaattgaaattgatttaaAAGAATATGGTGGGAGGTGTGTGCTAGGGTTAGGACTTATTGCCAATTGCTCAAAATGGAAAGAGGAACATAATAGAGCAGAAACTACCTCAAATTGCAAAGGGGAAAAAAATTGCTTGAGGAAACAATGCAGGAAAAGGAAGCAAATCAAGAATGGGAAGAAGGGGAAATAAGGGAATTTGCATTAGGATCCTTGGAAATAGGTAAAGAAAACATAGAGTTTCCTAAAGGGAGGGTGCAGGAAAACAAAGATAGGGGTGAGGAGAAAGAAACATTAAATGAGGAAGAGTAGAATTCCCTCAAGCAAGAAATTGAAGCCTTACAAAAAGATATTGAGAGAAGATTTGAAGCTATTGAACTTAAAAAATGGGGGAAAGGGGAAAATTTATACCTTAGCAAGGAGAAAAGGAAAGGAAGGGAAAACAGTATATTAGATCTATGCACTAAAAAGGCTTTGGTTATCACTTAGGAAATGGGGGTTAAGATGGAAATCAATCAAAGCAAATAAAGGCAATGGGTGGCAAAGATACCACAGGGTGAGAAAGAACGTGACTTAGAATTGGAAGCAATATATGAATTCTTGGGCATCTCTCATACCCCAGAGatagaaactgaagaaatgatcatAGGAAAACATGAGCTCATGATGATATGGAGGAAGCGAATCAAGAAGACTTGTTTAAGAATGTGGATATTCAAGAAGAGGAGGAGAGGGTAAAGAAGAGAGAAATGATGTGGGACtctagaaaaatatggaaaataagGCAAAACCAGATTGTGGGAAATTGTCAGGCAAAAGAAAGGGCAGAAAATCCCTATCTAAATTGATATCAAAGGTTGGTGAAGTAGGAGGACAAGCCAAAACTACTACATTACTGAAACTAGGTAAGGGAAACACTCTTCCCCAAGAGCCATGATTCtcctaacatggaatgttaggggcttaaacaccCCTAAAAAATAATGTTTGGTTAAGTGTTGGATATCAACAACAAAGGCTAACAttatactattgcaagaaacaaagttgactaatgatgaaatGCATTCATTCCACAAAAAACTAGGTGAATGGAAACTagaatggattcaagatgaagggcctCTGGTGGATTAGCCATCCTTTGGAAACTTAGTGGGATGGTTTTTGAAAAATTGGGAAGTGGTAGAAACTGGATTGGAGGAAACATAAAAAAACTTGGTTGCAAATTTAAACTTTAAATTGATTAATGTGTATGGGCCAACTCCAAACAatagaaagaaggaactttggaGGGAATTGGATCTCTTTCTTCCTTCCTTTCCATCTCCACATACGTTAATCggtggggattttaatgcaattttacATCTTCTAGAATCGTAAATTGTcactgggccaatttacacctcatgtttgggcccctactttagtgtgtctccctctcatctcctatctaggtccGTTCAATATCCTAACTCCAGTTTTTATGCCATATACACCTGTCAATGATCCTCTGGAGCTATGTCCTTCTAGAGCTATGCCCTTCTCCTTGAGGCTAATTTGAGGTCcctgattgaggaggaccaaggcgcTAGCTAGTGCCCTAGTCCTAGGGCCAGAGTGCCCAACCCCtggtccccctcaatggggcccaTTTTTCAAGTGGAGGATGTGACCTATCACTCTagtgggaaatgaaattggtggttGTATGTGACCATTCGAGGTCGGCCTAATCGGTAAATTaacctaggatctcatatataaaggcatttgatcaatTTATTTCCATCTAAGTCTCCATATTCAAGAAATCAAGTATTCAAGctttgaagtgttcatcatcaagcatttccaaagatcttcaaggcttcttttccttcattcaaccattatggagaaaattacatcattcatatgcaagcatgtgtgtgtgattagggttttgtcatgttcatgtcatttcatacaacatatatgattacattcaagaagtaaagcatcattatcaatctttgctgatctaaggtatatctttccattgtttattttagtatttgcaatatttcattcaaggttaattcctaagctaggttttgacttaggtaaacccctattcccaacctatttcccttctctagtgtgtgcatGGACATATACATAGATACAATATTTAGAGAtggctttatttatagtgacgaaTCGATCCCCCATTAGAGTGTGAAAAGTGTAGAGGACCAGGGCGACCACCACCACGGTCCCAAAAAATCAAGATCTCCTTCTAAGAACAGGTCTGAATACTCTTGcattgctcagatctaggttttTGGCTTGGTCCAATGACTGTGGCTCATTGTTCCCGTATTTTTTACATCAacttcaacacatttaccctaattttagcaccttcaataattcaattcaactcaagggaaagaagaggctcattcaagatcctcaaaatttgatcaacatctagatctattaggtttatatctatcaaattcctatctttctcTAATGTAATTGGCCCCagagtaaaaattagtggttttcatccttcttgtggtggaaaccctaatttttcaccacattacattttggtgaatatgaccccttacacctttaattctggtTTATATTCTCCGATCTGAGTGTTtatgtaatttaaaattcaaatttacatttgcaattttaatttccaattgaattaaaAAAATCTAGAGGTTAAATCAACAAAAGCGTatttttaaaattctaaaattgagcttgtgggttgtctaatttggattaagtGTTTTAGATTTGATTTAGAtatcaaagctttcatttatagtgcatgttgtgttatgatggtatttttaggaaaatgcattacatatatagatcacattaaagattttgtagatcccaatcctagagatgttaatggaaaacttaatacttaatacttgtacctctcctagggtatataATGTGAATGAAGAACACGTTAATACTCCTACCAATGGTCTCTCTAATGaagagcaagcattgaagagaaaaatggcatcatcttcttctcatacacataccctagcgcaaGGAGGGCAAGATCAAAACATTGGTGTTAaactctctagatcctccttattctcctagagcctatcttagtcatcaaaacatttgtagagaagatgatgttatttattttattcatgatctatctcctaacataacattaagcaaagatgagtccttagatgataaggatcttccttcccaatctaccaagaggatatgcatgatgatggAAAGGAATATCCTCTTCCATGAGATATTCCTTTTTCATATAttgtccctttgttccttctaatcATACTTAACATCAAATTTTAAGGAAATTCAGtataatgttcctcctccttttcaaataaaaaattcttataggagtggctataacataatatcaaaacaaggttttagaggataaGGACTTGAAAATTTTGAATAAGGAAtcagagtccctataaaccctcctacacaagatATCACAGAAGGCCTAGGAAATTATCATGAttctcctatggatgatctccACAAAATTCTATACTTAAAGGATtatcttgcaaaaaaaaaaacctatCGTTCatctaaaagtgcttcttcttggaaaaaaCTCCTTTATACTCATATCACCAAACTAATGACCACACTTCCAATGCttgtcctaattttcaaaatggaatgcaaggactcattgatagaggCATAGTTCAAATCATAgatgataatccttcttcttctaacaatcatTGTCCTATATCACAAGAGAAAAGGCCTAGTCCTATTGATGATTAGGAAATATTAGCAACTAGAATACTTTGAAAATTAAAGTATAATaagaattttgtttttcctttcataaagTTTAGAAAAAAGAATAAAGAAGGTAGTTAGAGTTGTCTTTTTTGTCATGGTGGTTCTCATTTTCTTgg is part of the Cryptomeria japonica chromosome 10, Sugi_1.0, whole genome shotgun sequence genome and harbors:
- the LOC131078202 gene encoding uncharacterized protein LOC131078202, translated to MEDEVISSMENEVDRFSRQISSALNALEDFGKMLLNIDREISDQEARIRSIHTMNPNTQAFPAQSEEELERRLQSAQHFRETLLEKISRAESKLADECVDLKHFHWRLREPLEAAIQFFQVVENNDLSRFRFSGTDQP